A single window of Luteipulveratus halotolerans DNA harbors:
- the ligD gene encoding non-homologous end-joining DNA ligase, which translates to MASKGGSPATELTVGERTVRLSNPDRVYFPARGETKLDLAQYYLSVGDGIVNALRERPCMLHRFPTGVTGEKVHQKRLPRGAPDWVETVELHFPRWNRTADELCVTELASVIWAVQMSTVEFHPWNSRRPDTERPDEWRIDLDPMPDCPFDRVRRTAHTAHEVLKELGIEGFPKTSGGSGLHIYVRIEPEWGFADVRRAAFAFAREVERRTPKEVTTTWWRKDRDPTAVFVDYNQNTRDHTIASAYSVRGNPEATVSTPIRWDEVDDVEPRELTIATVPARYAELGDLHADIDATAYRLDTLLEWADRDEAEPPTDES; encoded by the coding sequence CGAGACCAAGCTCGACCTGGCCCAGTACTACCTCTCGGTCGGCGACGGCATCGTCAACGCACTGCGCGAGCGGCCGTGCATGCTGCACCGCTTCCCCACCGGCGTGACCGGCGAGAAGGTGCACCAGAAGCGGCTCCCCCGTGGCGCCCCCGACTGGGTCGAAACCGTCGAGCTGCACTTCCCCCGATGGAACCGCACCGCCGACGAGCTGTGCGTCACCGAGCTCGCCAGCGTCATCTGGGCCGTGCAGATGTCGACCGTCGAGTTCCACCCGTGGAACTCGCGCCGCCCCGACACCGAGCGCCCGGACGAGTGGCGCATCGACCTCGACCCGATGCCGGACTGCCCGTTCGACCGGGTTCGGCGTACTGCTCATACAGCGCACGAGGTGCTGAAAGAGCTTGGCATTGAAGGCTTTCCGAAGACCTCTGGTGGTTCGGGGCTGCACATCTACGTGCGCATCGAGCCCGAGTGGGGCTTCGCCGACGTGCGACGCGCCGCGTTCGCGTTCGCGCGCGAGGTCGAGCGTCGTACGCCGAAGGAGGTCACCACGACCTGGTGGCGCAAGGACCGCGACCCGACGGCGGTGTTCGTCGACTACAACCAGAACACCCGCGACCACACGATCGCGAGCGCCTACTCCGTACGCGGCAACCCCGAGGCGACCGTGTCGACGCCGATCCGCTGGGACGAGGTGGACGACGTCGAGCCGCGCGAGCTGACGATCGCGACGGTGCCGGCGAGGTACGCCGAGCTCGGCGACCTGCACGCGGACATCGACGCGACGGCGTACCGGCTGGACACGCTGCTGGAGTGGGCCGACCGCGACGAGGCGGAGCCCCCGACCGACGAGAGCTGA
- a CDS encoding response regulator transcription factor, which translates to MTSSEPLHIAVVNEYGVVVRGMRAMLHRYERRVAVVELDVDSDTPRPIDIAVYDTFAQDQGDTGEVGRLARSARVGKVVVHTWNFHPDLVQASLERGVHGYLAKTMPAAALVDALERIHGGETVVSPPPGNSQVCGEWPGREEGLTPREAEVLALITQGLPNTVIAAQTQLSINSVKSYIRTGYRKIGVTSRSQAVLWGVRHGFEPDRRRHRPAGGATAYAAR; encoded by the coding sequence ATGACATCGTCCGAACCCCTGCACATCGCCGTCGTCAACGAGTACGGCGTGGTCGTGCGTGGCATGCGCGCGATGCTGCACCGGTACGAACGCCGCGTCGCCGTCGTCGAGCTCGACGTCGACTCCGACACCCCGCGCCCCATCGACATCGCGGTCTACGACACGTTCGCGCAGGACCAGGGAGACACCGGCGAGGTCGGTCGCCTCGCCCGCAGCGCGCGTGTCGGCAAGGTCGTCGTGCACACGTGGAACTTCCACCCCGACCTCGTGCAGGCCTCCCTCGAGCGCGGCGTCCACGGATATCTCGCCAAGACGATGCCGGCCGCAGCGCTGGTCGACGCGCTCGAACGCATCCACGGTGGCGAGACCGTCGTGTCGCCACCGCCCGGCAACAGCCAGGTGTGCGGCGAGTGGCCCGGTCGCGAGGAAGGGCTGACGCCGCGTGAGGCCGAGGTGCTCGCGCTCATCACTCAGGGGCTGCCCAACACGGTGATCGCCGCACAGACGCAGCTGTCCATCAACTCGGTCAAGTCCTACATCCGCACCGGCTACCGCAAGATCGGTGTCACCAGCCGCAGCCAGGCGGTGCTGTGGGGCGTACGCCACGGGTTCGAGCCCGACCGGCGCCGTCACCGTCCGGCGGGCGGCGCCACCGCGTACGCCGCCCGCTGA
- a CDS encoding metallophosphoesterase family protein, translated as MSESDDPAQTHDPAPHRSRWRLPLIALATVALTVVGYLAGIAMTAAWPTEVDTTYYRADVRLHAWPSSTLTAPTVFGDIDVEFDGPLPAPGIQLDTQVKRDVTDLFAREDVSVDSFRPSDAEIRDAARSALTGVVLRFGLGLVLAEAAMLTLLALGRRHHRHPSGVQLRLVAAATVLGLALPALAGWQTYRGDRVSAIRATSLLGTVRSNAGLLTDVQTRAQQVSRYVTNVLALSQSLQDSLVPPELAQVPAVRLLMVSDIHGANQYPILKSLIADEHIDAVVDSGDLVNFGTVQEAEAAGIFTSISELGVPYVFVKGNHDATSATDKALLDRLARIPNVVLLEPSPGQYQQISVKGVTVGGFNDPRYYGDEDKDNDKKQEPRQKEFLEAYDGRSLPDVVVSHEPAAVKGIKTKGMLVNGHLHTPEIDGNRVTVGTFTAGGIFGKRISDSTQEDAERVTASYFFDIAVYGRSCSLINLTRYSFRSVVEGRPAYDGLNVINGRSIADPAAQGRTCGGSEPVTRTPVD; from the coding sequence GTGAGCGAGTCCGACGACCCGGCACAGACGCACGACCCGGCGCCGCACCGCTCACGATGGCGGCTGCCGCTGATCGCGCTCGCGACCGTGGCGCTCACCGTGGTCGGCTACCTCGCCGGGATCGCGATGACCGCCGCGTGGCCGACCGAGGTCGACACGACGTACTACCGCGCCGACGTACGCCTGCACGCCTGGCCGTCGTCGACGCTCACCGCTCCGACGGTGTTCGGTGACATCGACGTGGAGTTCGACGGTCCGCTGCCGGCGCCGGGCATCCAGCTCGACACCCAGGTCAAGCGCGACGTCACCGATCTGTTCGCGCGCGAGGACGTGTCGGTCGACAGCTTTCGGCCGAGCGACGCCGAGATCCGTGACGCGGCCCGGTCGGCGCTCACGGGTGTGGTCCTGCGGTTCGGGTTGGGGCTGGTGCTGGCCGAGGCGGCGATGCTCACGCTGCTCGCTCTGGGCCGACGTCACCACCGGCATCCCAGCGGCGTTCAGCTGCGGCTCGTGGCCGCGGCGACCGTGCTCGGCCTCGCGCTGCCCGCGCTCGCCGGCTGGCAGACCTATCGCGGCGACCGGGTCTCGGCCATCCGCGCCACGAGCCTGCTCGGCACGGTGCGTTCGAACGCCGGCCTGCTCACCGACGTCCAGACGCGGGCTCAGCAGGTGTCGCGCTACGTCACCAACGTGCTCGCGCTGTCGCAGTCGTTGCAGGACTCGCTGGTGCCGCCCGAGCTGGCGCAGGTGCCGGCCGTGCGGCTGCTGATGGTCAGCGACATCCACGGCGCCAACCAGTACCCCATCCTCAAGAGCCTGATCGCCGACGAGCACATCGACGCGGTCGTCGACTCCGGCGACCTGGTCAACTTCGGCACGGTGCAGGAGGCCGAGGCGGCCGGGATCTTCACGTCGATCTCCGAGCTGGGCGTGCCGTACGTCTTCGTCAAGGGCAACCACGACGCGACCAGCGCCACCGACAAGGCCCTGCTCGACCGCCTCGCGCGCATCCCCAACGTCGTGCTGCTGGAGCCGAGTCCTGGTCAGTACCAACAGATCTCGGTCAAGGGTGTCACCGTCGGCGGCTTCAACGACCCGCGCTACTACGGCGACGAGGACAAGGACAACGACAAGAAGCAGGAGCCCCGGCAGAAGGAGTTCCTCGAGGCGTACGACGGCCGCAGCCTCCCCGACGTCGTCGTCAGTCATGAGCCGGCCGCGGTCAAGGGCATCAAGACCAAGGGCATGCTCGTCAACGGCCACCTGCACACGCCCGAGATCGACGGCAACCGCGTCACGGTCGGCACGTTCACCGCGGGCGGCATCTTCGGCAAGCGCATCTCGGACTCGACCCAGGAGGACGCCGAGCGCGTCACGGCGTCGTACTTCTTCGACATCGCGGTCTACGGGCGGTCGTGCTCGCTGATCAACCTGACGCGATACTCGTTCCGCTCGGTCGTCGAGGGCCGACCGGCGTACGACGGCCTCAACGTCATCAACGGCCGCTCGATCGCCGACCCGGCCGCACAGGGCCGCACCTGCGGCGGCTCCGAACCCGTCACTCGTACGCCGGTCGACTGA